The Henckelia pumila isolate YLH828 chromosome 2, ASM3356847v2, whole genome shotgun sequence genome includes a window with the following:
- the LOC140877158 gene encoding uncharacterized protein, whose protein sequence is MEIDNQTVNTGPTLSFGPKYLKGVSSNHNDALVIRAMVANYDVARIFVDSGSSINFLFQEAIDQMDLGQYKMEYVVTSLFGFTGHAIRPVGLVHLPLTLGKGNSRKTRIVSFIIVDDSSAYNAILGRPAMNTFMAVASALNQKIKFPVGNEIGEVQGDQVIARKCYVEEVRIEQKVTRTDRVDRPGLSGMEKVNLIEDASVSAEEEIEEIMISPPSGMVKIARTLEAQLKQTLLECLEKNKDVFAWSVSDLVGVRREVAEHKLNVIKGCRPIIQKKRHFGPEKDAVIKEQVDELLRAGHIDEIHFPTGCLT, encoded by the coding sequence atggagATTGACAATCAGACTGTCAACACTGGCCCGACCCTCTCTTTTGggccaaaatatttaaaagggGTTTCTAGCAACCATAATGATGCACTGGTAATAAGGGCCATGGTCGCGAATTACGATGTGGCCCGGATATTTGTGGATTCAGGCAGTTCTATCAATTTTCTATTCCAAGAAGCTATCGATCAAATGGACCTGGGGCAGTACAAAATGGAGTACGTCGTTACATCACTCTTTGGTTTCACGGGTCATGCAATCCGGCCTGTTGGGTTAGTACATCTACCCCTAACTCTTGGGAAAGGCAACAGTCGCAAGACTAGGATTGTGAGCTTTATTATAGTAGATGATTCGTCTGCCTATAACGCCATACTGGGTAGACCTGCCATGAACACTTTCATGGCCGTCGCATCAGCTCTGaatcagaaaataaaattccCAGTGGGTAATGAGATCGGTGAGGTACAAGGTGATCAAGTTATTGCTCGCAAATGCTATGTGGAGGAAGTCAGAATAGAACAAAAGGTGACCAGGACTGATAGAGTTGACAGACCTGGACTTTCTGGCATGGAAAAGGTCAACCTAATAGAGGACGCATCTGTCAGTGCTGAGGAAGAAATTGAGGAAATCATGATCTCCCCTCCTTCGGGGATGGTAAAAATTGCTCGCACCCTTGAAGCACAGTTAAAGCAAACCTTATTGGAAtgcttggaaaaaaataaagatgttTTTGCATGGTCAGTTTCAGACCTGGTAGGGGTCCGTCGGGAAGTAGCAGAGcacaagctcaatgtaataaagGGCTGTCGCCCTATTATTCAGAAGAAAAGGCATTTCGGTCCTGAAAAAGATGCAGTAATAAAGGAGCAGGTGGACGAGTTACTCAGGGCTGGGCATATTGATGAAATCCACTTCCCGACTGGTTGTCTAACATAG